From Cheilinus undulatus linkage group 18, ASM1832078v1, whole genome shotgun sequence, the proteins below share one genomic window:
- the LOC121526268 gene encoding heterogeneous nuclear ribonucleoprotein Q isoform X1, producing the protein MATEHINGNGPEEPMDTSAAVTHSEHFQTLLEAGLPQKVAEKLDEIFIAGLVSHSDLDDRAIDALKEFQVEGALQVLLQFKDSDLSHVQNKSAFLCGVMKTFRQREKQGTKVSDTNKGPDEAKIKALLERTGYTLDVTTGQRKYGGPPPESAHSGAQPTIGTEIFVGKIPRDLFEDELVPLFEKAGPIWDLRLMMDPLSGLNRGYAFVTFCTKEAAQQAVKLCNNTEIRPGKHIGVCISVANNRLFVGSIPKSKTKEQIVEEFAKVTEGLNDVILYHQPDDKKKNRGFCFLEYEDHKTAAQARRRLMSGKVKVWGNVVTVEWADPIEDPDPEVMAKVKVLFVRNLASTVTEEILEKAFSQFGKLERVKKLKDYAFIHFEERDGAVKALADLNGKDLEGEHIEIVFAKPPDQKRKERKAQRQAAKTQMYDEYYYYGPPHMPPPTRGRGRGGRGGYSYPPDYYGYEDYYDYYGYDYHNYRGGYDDPYYGYDDFQGSGRGRGGRGGVRGSATQTRGRGAVTPRGRLGFSQRGGPGTSRAGKRGRGRS; encoded by the exons ATGGCCACAGAACATATTAATGGAAATGGTCCAGAAGAACCAATGGACACCTCTGCTGCAGTTACCCATTCTGAGCACTTCCAGACTTTATTAGAAGCTGGTTTACCACAGAAAGTTGCTGAAAAACTAGATGAAATTTTCATAGCAG GTTTGGTGTCACACAGTGACTTAGATGATCGAGCGATTGACGCCTTGAAAGAATTCCAGGTGGAAGGTGCTCTGCAAGTCCTTTTACAATTTAAGGACAGTGACCTCTCACATGTTCAG AACAAAAGTGCCTTTCTTTGTGGCGTGATGAAGACGTTCAGACAGCGAGAGAAGCAAGGGACCAAAGTGTCAGACACCAATAAAGGACCAGATGAAGCCAAAATCAAA GCTTTGTTGGAGAGGACTGGCTACACACTTGATGTGACAACTGGTCAGAGGAAGTATGGAGGTCCTCCACCAGAGTCCGCCCACTCGGGGGCACAGCCCACCATTGGTACGGAG ATATTTGTAGGTAAAATCCCCAGAGACCTTTTTGAGGATGAGCTGGTCCCGCTGTTTGAGAAAGCCGGACCCATCTGGGACCTCCGCCTGATGATGGATCCTCTAAGTGGCCTGAACAGAGGCTACGCCTTTGTCACTTTCTGCACTAAAGAAGCTGCACAGCAGGCTGTCAAATTG TGCAACAACACTGAAATCCGACCGGGTAAACACATCGGTGTGTGCATCTCTGTGGCCAATAATAGACTGTTTGTTGGCTCCATCCCCAAGAGTAAAACAAAAGAGCAGATTGTTGAAGAATTTGCAAAAGTCACAG AGGGTCTAAATGATGTCATACTGTACCACCAGCCTGATGACAAGAAGAAGAATAGAGGCTTCTGCTTCCTGGAGTACGAAGACCACAAGACGGCAGCTCAGGCCCGCCGCCGGCTCATGAGCGGCAAGGTTAAGGTGTGGGGAAACGTAGTCACCGTGGAGTGGGCTGATCCCATTGAGGACCCCGACCCAGAGGTTATGGCCAAG GTCAAGGTGCTGTTTGTGAGGAACTTGGCAAGCACTGTCACGGAGGAGATACTTGAAAAGGCCTTCAGTCAGTTTGGCAAACTGGAGCGAGTGAAGAAATTGAAAGACTACGCCTTCATCCACTTTGAGGAAAGAGATGGTGCTGTGAAG GCCTTGGCTGATCTCAATGGAAAAGACCTCGAGGGAGAGCACATTGAAATCGTCTTTGCCAAACCCCCTGACCAGAAGCGGAAAGAACGCAAAGCTCAAAGACAAGCAGCTAAAACACAGAT GTATGATGAATACTATTACTATGGGCCTCCCCACATGCCACCACCCACAAGAGGCCGTGGCCGAGGAGGCCGGGGAGGTTATTCTTACCCCCCTGACTACTATGGCTATGAAGACTATTATGATTACTACGGCTACGACTACCACAACTACCGGGGTGGCTATGACGACCCTTACTATGGCTACGATGACTTCCAGGGGTCTGGAAGAGGCCGAGGAGGTAGGGGAGGAGTCCGCGGCAGTGCCACTCAGACCAGGGGCCGCGGTGCTGTCACACCGAGGGGCCGACTGGGCTTCTCCCAGCGAGGAGGCCCTGGAACAAGCAGAG CAGGGAAACGGGGCCGAGGGCGATCCTGA
- the LOC121526268 gene encoding heterogeneous nuclear ribonucleoprotein Q isoform X2, translated as MKTFRQREKQGTKVSDTNKGPDEAKIKALLERTGYTLDVTTGQRKYGGPPPESAHSGAQPTIGTEIFVGKIPRDLFEDELVPLFEKAGPIWDLRLMMDPLSGLNRGYAFVTFCTKEAAQQAVKLCNNTEIRPGKHIGVCISVANNRLFVGSIPKSKTKEQIVEEFAKVTEGLNDVILYHQPDDKKKNRGFCFLEYEDHKTAAQARRRLMSGKVKVWGNVVTVEWADPIEDPDPEVMAKVKVLFVRNLASTVTEEILEKAFSQFGKLERVKKLKDYAFIHFEERDGAVKALADLNGKDLEGEHIEIVFAKPPDQKRKERKAQRQAAKTQMYDEYYYYGPPHMPPPTRGRGRGGRGGYSYPPDYYGYEDYYDYYGYDYHNYRGGYDDPYYGYDDFQGSGRGRGGRGGVRGSATQTRGRGAVTPRGRLGFSQRGGPGTSRAGKRGRGRS; from the exons ATGAAGACGTTCAGACAGCGAGAGAAGCAAGGGACCAAAGTGTCAGACACCAATAAAGGACCAGATGAAGCCAAAATCAAA GCTTTGTTGGAGAGGACTGGCTACACACTTGATGTGACAACTGGTCAGAGGAAGTATGGAGGTCCTCCACCAGAGTCCGCCCACTCGGGGGCACAGCCCACCATTGGTACGGAG ATATTTGTAGGTAAAATCCCCAGAGACCTTTTTGAGGATGAGCTGGTCCCGCTGTTTGAGAAAGCCGGACCCATCTGGGACCTCCGCCTGATGATGGATCCTCTAAGTGGCCTGAACAGAGGCTACGCCTTTGTCACTTTCTGCACTAAAGAAGCTGCACAGCAGGCTGTCAAATTG TGCAACAACACTGAAATCCGACCGGGTAAACACATCGGTGTGTGCATCTCTGTGGCCAATAATAGACTGTTTGTTGGCTCCATCCCCAAGAGTAAAACAAAAGAGCAGATTGTTGAAGAATTTGCAAAAGTCACAG AGGGTCTAAATGATGTCATACTGTACCACCAGCCTGATGACAAGAAGAAGAATAGAGGCTTCTGCTTCCTGGAGTACGAAGACCACAAGACGGCAGCTCAGGCCCGCCGCCGGCTCATGAGCGGCAAGGTTAAGGTGTGGGGAAACGTAGTCACCGTGGAGTGGGCTGATCCCATTGAGGACCCCGACCCAGAGGTTATGGCCAAG GTCAAGGTGCTGTTTGTGAGGAACTTGGCAAGCACTGTCACGGAGGAGATACTTGAAAAGGCCTTCAGTCAGTTTGGCAAACTGGAGCGAGTGAAGAAATTGAAAGACTACGCCTTCATCCACTTTGAGGAAAGAGATGGTGCTGTGAAG GCCTTGGCTGATCTCAATGGAAAAGACCTCGAGGGAGAGCACATTGAAATCGTCTTTGCCAAACCCCCTGACCAGAAGCGGAAAGAACGCAAAGCTCAAAGACAAGCAGCTAAAACACAGAT GTATGATGAATACTATTACTATGGGCCTCCCCACATGCCACCACCCACAAGAGGCCGTGGCCGAGGAGGCCGGGGAGGTTATTCTTACCCCCCTGACTACTATGGCTATGAAGACTATTATGATTACTACGGCTACGACTACCACAACTACCGGGGTGGCTATGACGACCCTTACTATGGCTACGATGACTTCCAGGGGTCTGGAAGAGGCCGAGGAGGTAGGGGAGGAGTCCGCGGCAGTGCCACTCAGACCAGGGGCCGCGGTGCTGTCACACCGAGGGGCCGACTGGGCTTCTCCCAGCGAGGAGGCCCTGGAACAAGCAGAG CAGGGAAACGGGGCCGAGGGCGATCCTGA